From the genome of Megachile rotundata isolate GNS110a chromosome 3, iyMegRotu1, whole genome shotgun sequence:
GTTAAACATACCTTATACGTATAAAAATGAGATAAATCCAAAGACTGTTTAACATGCAAAATGTGTGGAATATTGTGTTATCGTGCAATAAGCGTATACAGAAAtcgaatttattgaaaattatataccTGCGGTCTGGGCGGAGGTGCTGTAATCGGTATACCCCAAGGATCAGTTTTTACATTATATCCGCATGCTTCTTCCAAATTCACATCCAACAGATCTAGCATATGACTTTGTTTCTCAGTTTGTGGAGCtctataatttatgtatttctttAGGTAAGTACTTTAACCAAATAAATCTTGTTTTAGAATGATTTTCACTAACTTAAAATCCTGTTGACTTTGACTAAGAGCTAACTGCAATCTAACATCATCGCTACGCCTTCTTTGTTCTTCCTGTTCTGCTTCTTCTCTTGACATTGCAAGAGCTAATTGTAACTGCAATTCTTCTTCCCCGACCGTTTGTGGTCTTGCAGCTTCCAATTCGGCTATGATATATTCACTTTTATTAGTATCGTAAAATTCTATACAGTGGAATCTCGATTAACCGAGGTTCCGTATTATCCGAGGTGCTCTGTGTACTTAATGCTATGTAGTGCACATCGACTCCGATAATCGAGACTTTactgtatataataaataaataaagtttaatagAAAAATGTTGAACAAACGTTTACTTGTACGCCTGGCTGTAGATTCGGATCCTAAACGACACGGTTCCCAATCCTGAAACTAAAGTAATGTGGGAAGCATTTGAAAAAGAGAAATAGCAGGTTTTATCACtatcattaatttttacttaCATCACTGCTTACAGGCGACATAGTATCTAATCCATCGCTACCAAATCCACTAACTGATTGTGCAAATCTTTCTTTTGCTTTTAGTGCTCTAGCTCTTTCATTCCTTAATCTTTCGTCATCTTTTAATAAGGCCACTAGTTGCTTCGCTTTCTCCCGGACGTTCACTCCCTGATCCTTAGATCCTTCCATATATTGGAAATCTAGTATGAACAAAACAAAGgaaaaaaatgtctaaattatcaatattttatgttaaatttttataaaatgaaatattaaattatctaCCTTTCAACGTTTGAAtggcaaaaatattttctttacatTGCTGTGCTACTTTTTCTGTGCCTGTTTTAATAAGGTACTCTAAAAGAACTAAAGCTTTGTACACATGTCGCCAATTTTTTCCATGATCATTTAATCTCTTCCATAACATTTGCATAATTTCGGTAAAAGCAACAACATTGTAAGTTAGATCAGCAATTTCTGCCATAAGCGTACTGCTTGGACCCCAGGGATCATTGCTGGTGGCTTTTCGTACAGCTTTCTATtcgaatattcattattttaatttatatacgtaTGACAATTAGATAGAtgttaaagtaaaaaattattacctGTGCATTACTATAATTATGAGCGAGATTAACAATGTCTCGCCTGATACCTGCCAAATTCACCTGCATGACGTCTTGACCTTGTCTTCTCATCTAAAAGATTATCACTTTATATTACAAGCAGGcactaatattcaaatttcttctAGAAGCCCATACTTATCATTGTTTATGGTGAATTATATTCGACAGAATGTGACTGAAACACAAGTTCAGCTATATTTCCTTAAAAgaacaatttgaacaaaaaCTGATAATAAATATGGGCAACCATTTGGTACCGAAGCCATGCGTCTAAAATATGCATTAGCAAGAAAGCATAACACTCGTTGTAAACTTGTATGCTACTCTACCTTTTAccaaattaatgtattattccTACCTTCTATATGGTTAGtattaaaatgaatgaaaataccTAAACTAACAGTGCAGttgatgtaaaaataaaaaaaatccttTTTTTAACGATATTCATTTGTTCTACATATGatatcattgtataatttgcaaattatatgcTAAACAAAGTATAATAAACATAATGAAACCGAATAAATGTAACCATTTCTAATGCgtgatttatatgtatataaagcTTTAAAGCAGATTAGTTCTTTTCGAGATGTGCCTATGTATGTAATCTAGATAAAAAGTTTTAACCAAAACAGAGCATTTAACACTAGGTATGTATATTCAAAGGTATTTAACtgtaaattgtataattataattctttttttacCAGAATATGTTAAATTTCCTACTAAGGACCATTTTCTTTACAGAAAAATTTAATGTTAgaagtattatattttataaaataatagttgATGCAATACTGACTTGCATAATGTACATAACTTATCATTGTtacataattttgcaaaaataaaacataaatgattttaaatgtGTGCAAAAATTAGATTACTAAAAACTATAATCATCGtatttttttacatatacaGGATGGTATTCTATTGcatgtacaaaattttgttagttAATAAATTACGTAACAACTTGTATTTTTTGTGTTGTATATCTGTGCTTGTATTATTATACTAAAAAAGGAATATCTTTTAATAACATCCTGTATATTGTCCATTACGGGTTTCATAAAACATTTATCTACATTATTTGtcttttaaacattttctaaCGATTGATTAGTAATGTAATAACATTTGTTATTCTGTTAACTGTATTCAGTTAGAAAATTTACCTTCTGCATAGCCATTGTTGGCATACGAAATATGGCTGGTGTCGCTGATGAAGCTACTTCTTGTCCAGAAATACAGAAAACCCCAGAACACTTTTCAAATCAGAATAAAATCCTATACTATTAGATagttcattaaataaataagaaaggtTTGTTATATTTATCTGTCAATGATGaacaaagttttatttatatAGTAATAATCGCGTGATTAACCGAGTGCATTTCATATGTAACtttaaagatattttaaaatattatgcaaataaataTTGCACAGAATACTGCATTCTTTACtgttctaataaaaaataaaaatatatatatatatatatatatatatatatatattataagcatatgaatttgttaattaacatacatatacatgtgtaaCAATATGGAATATCactaaatttttttacaaatctTGTGCTGCATATAAAAGGTTATACACGATAATATTTAAAAGCTAAATAGGCACAACTCTTGTCACATACATACGCGATACACAATACTTTTCTTAGCTAAggatacttttttttaaataatgtgtACAAGGCACAtacttattttaaaagttataaCATTTTCCTCTCTACGTGTGTAAcgtgaaaataataaaacccTCTACCAATGTATATGGGATATACAAGTAGGATTCTCTAAGaggaaaatattattaaccacataatTCTATATCCTATGTCTAAAAACTTTTTTTCATAAAAAGCAACTATCTATACTTGTAAACTTACTTAATCCCTTTATAGGTAAATgcaattataatgaaatataactctgaattaataaaaaatttaagtagGAATCTCAGGATTATAATGCTTTCAAGATTTTGTATAGAAAAcgcttaaaaaattccaaatgtaaGATGTGCCCTTCTAATAAAACGTTTTAGTATTAATTCAAAGTTGCAGTTTTTGTGCAATATTAAGCTTATTTCACCGGTATGGCACCGactaaaattacttaaattgtaATTACTTGATAGATATAAAGTATATAAAGTAACTTAATCATTGAAACTACTTCCTGTTTATAACCTTTTGCAAGCATTTtaatgaaagaaattaaaaagagaaaatatcAAAAGGAAAAAGTTCTATCAGAAGTTTTATCAGAAGGAAAACAATTTGAACTAAActactatttttttaaattaataagccGCATGCAACAATGAGAATAAACAAAGTTACTTACATTTACGAATTAAAGGATATTTACTTTTCCTCAAGAAAGCTGTGATATTAAACTGAAAAGCGAAGAAATCTTTATTATCTTCTAGTTAACGTCACTATATTTGTATCTTATCTTATCATGGCTCATGTATAATGCAACTTTTTATACACAGGAAACAACACTGACACTATGGTTCATCTAAAAAATTGTCAGAATCcagtaaaattttaaaagaattacTTATACGTTAAACTGGTTcaggattattattatatggTTTCTTTGAGACAGTTAAAAGGTATTATGTTTGTTAACATCCATGAATCTATTGATTTTCacgttatttttctttctttattctatttttcgtaaatatgaaataaataacattataaaGATTCAACAAatctaaataataatatgtCGTTTAAAAGACTTTGTAAGTTagcattttacaatttcttaaccttaaatattaaatattaaaagcagTAATTGAACATGCGTCTCCTTGTTTTTCTTCGAATTACGTAAAACACTTTTTCATCGTGTATAAAAAGTTTATTACCGCGTATTTCTTTGTAGcgtttgaaagtttaaattaaCTATATGCATAGTGACTTTAAGAATTTATGTATGTACGTGCACTAAATGACAATCGTACGCAACACGAATATAAGATAATTTCTTTCGATAGATTTTAAGAATAATGTCATAGATTGTTCACGTTATATGAGCTATTTTCTTGATATAATTAACGTAACTAATGCAATAGGTATACATACACTAACTTAAGTGCAAGGCTAATCCATGAAAATATATCGTGATATGTCAATTTCGAAACTCTATCTGCACTTTCTCATGCTCGGGCGTGACTTCCTCGTAATTCTGTACGTTTTCGATATATTTCACATACAGGACAACGTAAAACTACACAAAAAAGATGAACGAATGAAAAGATACATTATcaattgaaatatgtaaaagAATTAAACTATCGAAGTAAGTTGACCAAGTTCGATTCTTATTCTAGATTGTGCTACTTGCACTTCTATATTAATGACGTTACGATTCCGTAACTCTGTTCGTCGATCAACATGTATCATTTTACTCACCGTAACGTATACAGCGAATTTAATCCACTAATTTTAACCGAAACAAGaagcaaaataatataaaacactTATGACAAGTCCATTCACAGGCACTGACGAATTAGATGTTACGGGGCAAGATGGCGCTGAGAAGTATTTCCGTCTTCACTATTTTGTAGTTAACCAGTATTTATAAAGAAAATTCAGAATTCGAACTGTTTctattagattaaaaataattttctttatcaCTGGGTGTATACATCCGTTTTCCTGTAAATACATTGAGTGATTAACATCAGGTTAACATGCTATGTAATGTTTCAGCGAAACAAGGAATTCATCAATGAAGAATTGTCTCATTTCGTACGATTTCGTAAGGCTTATTCACAAGAAACCAATAATTGATGTCATTAAAATTCTTACAGATTGGGCGAGCATCCGTGTACGAGCATAACGATCATACGTTATTCATATCGAATAAACTTCTTTTTTCTCCGTTCATTTATGCTCATCCAGTTTGTGTGGACCTTTAAATACATTCGCTCAATTGTGAATTCAATATGGCTTATATGGAATCCTCACGGTGCGTTTAGATAAACGCACCTGCATATGTATTAAAATAGAACACACTTGAaggataaattttatatatacgcGCCATTATATGTAATTTCTTCAGCTTTCGATTGTTGATGAAAGAGCCCTGTTTTTTACCATAGCGGTGTGTAGTGAGAAACTAATAGAAACTAAACAGAAAGTACAAACAAGCTGTTTACTGCTGTATAATGTTATCATCCTTGTGTTGCCGATAGTATACTTAAACGAAGTAAATTGTAAGAAGTGAACGTCAGCATTGTAATATAAACTCTGTTGTTTTTATCGTTTGAATGCGGTTAGTGCATTTAATCATTCatccaaataaatatttacttttaacGATTGCTTTTTAAAAGCAAATCACGTAAAAATGAGTGTAAGACTTTTAAAAGATCCTGCTACTGTAAGTAGCCGAATATTTGTGGGTCATTTACAAACGGACGATATGACCAAACATGAATTGGAAGAACACTTTTCAAAATATGGAACTGTTGTTGGTTCTTTGATAAATCGAGGTTTTGGCTTTGTTCAATTTGAGGAAGAACAATCTGCTCAAAAAGCTATTCAGAACGAAGATGGTGCTATGTTCAAAGGCAGAAGAATAGGTACTTTTTATTAGggttatttctttaatttatcaatGATTATGGATGtaagttgtaaaatttcatgttttcTGTCTCTTCGAACAGATGTTAGACCAGCAAAGAAAGACAATCAATCCAGTGGCGGGGGCCCAGGGAAATTAGGAGGACCCAATAATCAgtttaattctaataataatCACTTTAATCCTGGAAATGATTCTTTTAATAGCGGGAGTCAAAATTATGGGGGAAATTCAAGTTTTAACTCGAATCAGAGTTTTAACTGCGATTCACAGTTAAATGATAACCAAAAAGGAAATGCTATACAAAATCGAAGCAGTGGAAATGATCAATTTAACGATGCTAATCAGAATAGGGACAATGTAAATGATCAGTTTGCAAATCAAAATCGAAACAGTGGAAACGATCAGTTTAATGTGATGCAAAATAAAGGAAATAATCAATTTAATCCGAATAATCAGACCAGGAGCAGTAGTGACCAATTTAATCAAAATAGAGGTGGCAATCAGTTTGGTCCAGGGGGAAATCAAAATAGACCCGGAGGAAATCAAAATCGTAATTCAAATAATCAGAATAATCATGGTCAAAGTGGTGGTGGAGGTGGTGGTATGAATAGTGGCGGTGGTGGTAGAGCAAGGAACAACAGAGGTGCAAAAAACCGTAATAAAAATAGGGACAATTCAAGTGGGAATAATTTTAGAGACCGTAGTCCTATTAATAGAAGTGGTCGTTTAGATGACAAAGGTGCACGGGATTGGGATCACAAACAAGGTGACAGATTAAGGGGGAACAATTTTGGTCGAGATTCATTTAACGACAGTAATAATCGTTACGAAGATTTCAAGAACTCTGGCCCTAGAGATATGAACATCAATTTTAAGTAAGTTTATCGTCAGAATTCGTGATTCTTTCTTCTTATTACTTGTTGTAGGTATTACAATTTAATGTTGTATTTGCTTTAACAGCAATACCAGCACATCAACCGAATACTCAAATGTGGTAACTGAAAAAAATGACTGTGAAATTATTGTTGTGAACAAAGCATTAACGTATGTATAAAAGTAATGTAGTTTTTGTATAGTTATGGAATGTATTTTTTATCTAATATTTATTCGTACAGGGAGTATGCTGAAAGTATTGAAATGAGGTTAAAGAAAATCGGATTAACAGTGGATTTATTATTTCCAAATGAAGATGTTCTTTTAAGTAGAGTTCTAGGAAATATAGCAAGCCGTGGATGTTTATACGCAGTTGTCGTTACACCTATTAATCAAGAACATCATTCCTTAACTTTAAATATTCTTCACGGTTTACCTCAAGGTATTTGTTTCAATAATGttcaaagaatttaataatcgtgatattaatatatattcattGTTTCATATAGAACACAGAAATATGCTCGTCGATGATGCTATTAATTTAATACAACGTGATTTTGCTAATTACAAGGCTGGTGGACGATCGGTTCCATTGAATACACCTTTCGCGAACGAAAGACATCCTGATGCTATTCAAGTTCTTTTAAATATGTTGGCTGATAATCATCAACTAACAGTGTTACAATATGATCGTGTTATAAAATATCTGGAAATTAAACGCGAAGAACAGGTGCAAGTTGAGTTAGGAGACGTAAAAGATTTACCAACGGCGACAACTACGATAACAGTTAGCGACCCGAAACAAGCCGAATTACAATCTAGAATACTTAACATCCTAAACAGTAACAAAACAAATTCATCCGTGCCAGCACCTAGTCCAGTACCAGCTCCAACTTCGACACCGACACCTGTTCCACCAGCTACTTGGGGAGGTAAGGTTTTTaagatataattatttaaattttaacgaAATGTATATAGTATCAAATCTTTGCTAAGTTTATGGTCAATTTCTATATCGTAACTTACAAATTGGGAAtagtataaatttcataaaaatttaataggtAGTGATTTTACTGAAGTTAATTAACAGTTTGTGCTGTATAAGTTTCGGAAGGAGTGTAATTTCATTGCGTTATGTACATATTGTACAATTGGAATGCTTGCCTTTTTGTTTTTTTACAAGAATACCATTAATGGTGCATTTATTACTCAAAACGAGTAGcattggaaataaaatttttattgtggTTTCCAAGCGAAAGAAAGACCTGTTGCATTATCTTTCATCTGTAGGAAGATCGTTTTTATAGGTGCatcttagaaattttgaagcacCTGTCTTTTACGTTTTCCTTTCTGGATTTGTTTGTGTCCATTTCATGAACATTTCCAAAGAAATGTTTTTCAGTCGCGTATAGAAATTTCTGTTAAAGAAGTTTCACAATCTATTTAACATTAAAGAGAAAAATGTGTATTTTGTCTAAGAATTTCTTAGACAAATAATTTCAGGTAAAATTTAGATTTCAATCAGTCATTGTACGTGATTGATTAGACGTAAACGAACTTCGTACGCTTTGGGTTTTTTCATTTAGTTCGTGCGTGTAGTGAAATTGTGATTACTATATGATGCAGTGATCAAAGCGAACGAACttcgaatatacatatatatttatatgtatatacatatatatatattatatacatacacatacatatacatatattgctgGTACTGCTTACTTCATGAGTACATCATGTTATGCCAGCAGCATCAACTGCCACAACAGCATCCACAACTACAACTACTACGGGAGTTTCGCCGTCACCTCTACTAAACGATCCAACAGTTCAAAAGGCACTTGACAGTCTGTTACAAGGCAATTTGCTCAAAAGCATCGGCGATCAGCAACCAGCTACAACTACGACACCTCTGTTTGCTGCTTTTTCTAATATCGGACGATTTTAATTCgtttatcattatttattatataatgaaaaatgGAGATATGGTACTCCTTTATTTTTCTCGCATTCATACTCGTCTAATAAAATATGAGCTGAATATTTTGCAATGATATTTAGTAAAAATCCGATAAATGCTAACAAAATTCAATAGTACATGATTTTGATATTTGTGTCTAATGAAATGTTAGCATGTTTTTCCATGCATGGTGAAGTCTTGCTGTATGATTCTCGAGCGGAGCTATAGGAGCAAAAAAAATTGTGGAATGAGTCATATAAATGAAACTCCTTCCATAcactgttttattattatagtCGTAGAACTAACGATGtagcttaaaattaaaaaatttctaaattggacaatttttcaacttg
Proteins encoded in this window:
- the lqf gene encoding epsin homolog lqf isoform X7 — translated: MPTMAMQKMRRQGQDVMQVNLAGIRRDIVNLAHNYSNAQKAVRKATSNDPWGPSSTLMAEIADLTYNVVAFTEIMQMLWKRLNDHGKNWRHVYKALVLLEYLIKTGTEKVAQQCKENIFAIQTLKDFQYMEGSKDQGVNVREKAKQLVALLKDDERLRNERARALKAKERFAQSVSGFGSDGLDTMSPVSSDFQDWEPCRLGSESTARRTSKPELEAARPQTVGEEELQLQLALAMSREEAEQEEQRRRSDDVRLQLALSQSQQDFKAPQTEKQSHMLDLLDVNLEEACGYNVKTDPWGIPITAPPPRPQSLDLSHFYTYKQQNDPWSAPTTSSTSPAIDPWTPVPPQRPTAAIDPWRAPPSSPVTVTSSPSTDPWSPIPSATTVATTIEADANKKQAGREGITSTSPAFNNSTLTQNIGFAAQSPQNIGFNLPTTSSATFNTSNGFNGTGPSLNNFSIGNQNSSAASPLNDLDEFDIITNRNKPGSSLQTANNGGTLSPDPFDLGSIADNLPTSTGAVKKTPQSFLGENSALVNLDNLVSTSAIKPTTPTPAAFHWK
- the lqf gene encoding epsin homolog lqf isoform X1, with translation MPTMAMQKMRRQGQDVMQVNLAGIRRDIVNLAHNYSNAQKAVRKATSNDPWGPSSTLMAEIADLTYNVVAFTEIMQMLWKRLNDHGKNWRHVYKALVLLEYLIKTGTEKVAQQCKENIFAIQTLKDFQYMEGSKDQGVNVREKAKQLVALLKDDERLRNERARALKAKERFAQSVSGFGSDGLDTMSPVSSDFQDWEPCRLGSESTARRTSKPELEAARPQTVGEEELQLQLALAMSREEAEQEEQRRRSDDVRLQLALSQSQQDFKAPQTEKQSHMLDLLDVNLEEACGYNVKTDPWGIPITAPPPRPQSLDLSHFYTYKQQNDPWSAPTTSSTSPAIDPWTPVPPQRPTAAIDPWRAPPSSPVTVTSSPSTDPWSPIPSATTVATTIEADANKKQAGREGITSTSPAFNNSTLTQNIGFAAQSPQNIGFNLPTTSSATFNTSNGFNGTGPSLNNFSIGNQNSSAASPLNDLDEFDIITNRNKPGSSLQTANNGGTLSPDPFDLGSIADNLPTSTGAVKKTPQSFLGENSALVNLDNLVSTSAIKPTTPTPAAAITYSANPFAAATPPPRPTINQIRQDPWAANTTTTANPFLS
- the lqf gene encoding epsin homolog lqf isoform X6, with amino-acid sequence MPTMAMQKMRRQGQDVMQVNLAGIRRDIVNLAHNYSNAQKAVRKATSNDPWGPSSTLMAEIADLTYNVVAFTEIMQMLWKRLNDHGKNWRHVYKALVLLEYLIKTGTEKVAQQCKENIFAIQTLKDFQYMEGSKDQGVNVREKAKQLVALLKDDERLRNERARALKAKERFAQSVSGFGSDGLDTMSPVSSDFQDWEPCRLGSESTARRTSKPELEAARPQTVGEEELQLQLALAMSREEAEQEEQRRRSDDVRLQLALSQSQQDFKAPQTEKQSHMLDLLDVNLEEACGYNVKTDPWGIPITAPPPRPQSLDLSHFYTYKQQNDPWSAPTTSSTSPAIDPWTPVPPQRPTAAIDPWRAPPSSPVTVTSSPSTDPWSPIPSATTVATTIEADANKKQNIGFAAQSPQNIGFNLPTTSSATFNTSNGFNGTGPSLNNFSIGNQNSSAASPLNDLDEFDIITNRNKPGSSLQTANNGGTLSPDPFDLGSIADNLPTSTGAVKKTPQSFLGENSALVNLDNLVSTSAIKPTTPTPAAAITYSANPFAAATPPPRPTINQIRQDPWAANTTTTANPFLS
- the lqf gene encoding epsin homolog lqf isoform X3 translates to MRRQGQDVMQVNLAGIRRDIVNLAHNYSNAQKAVRKATSNDPWGPSSTLMAEIADLTYNVVAFTEIMQMLWKRLNDHGKNWRHVYKALVLLEYLIKTGTEKVAQQCKENIFAIQTLKDFQYMEGSKDQGVNVREKAKQLVALLKDDERLRNERARALKAKERFAQSVSGFGSDGLDTMSPVSSDFQDWEPCRLGSESTARRTSKPELEAARPQTVGEEELQLQLALAMSREEAEQEEQRRRSDDVRLQLALSQSQQDFKAPQTEKQSHMLDLLDVNLEEACGYNVKTDPWGIPITAPPPRPQSLDLSHFYTYKQQNDPWSAPTTSSTSPAIDPWTPVPPQRPTAAIDPWRAPPSSPVTVTSSPSTDPWSPIPSATTVATTIEADANKKQAGREGITSTSPAFNNSTLTQNIGFAAQSPQNIGFNLPTTSSATFNTSNGFNGTGPSLNNFSIGNQNSSAASPLNDLDEFDIITNRNKPGSSLQTANNGGTLSPDPFDLGSIADNLPTSTGAVKKTPQSFLGENSALVNLDNLVSTSAIKPTTPTPAAAITYSANPFAAATPPPRPTINQIRQDPWAANTTTTANPFLS
- the lqf gene encoding epsin homolog lqf isoform X2; the protein is MPTMAMQKMRRQGQDVMQVNLAGIRRDIVNLAHNYSNAQKAVRKATSNDPWGPSSTLMAEIADLTYNVVAFTEIMQMLWKRLNDHGKNWRHVYKALVLLEYLIKTGTEKVAQQCKENIFAIQTLKDFQYMEGSKDQGVNVREKAKQLVALLKDDERLRNERARALKAKERFAQSVSGFGSDGLDTMSPVSSDFQDWEPCRLGSESTARRTTELEAARPQTVGEEELQLQLALAMSREEAEQEEQRRRSDDVRLQLALSQSQQDFKAPQTEKQSHMLDLLDVNLEEACGYNVKTDPWGIPITAPPPRPQSLDLSHFYTYKQQNDPWSAPTTSSTSPAIDPWTPVPPQRPTAAIDPWRAPPSSPVTVTSSPSTDPWSPIPSATTVATTIEADANKKQAGREGITSTSPAFNNSTLTQNIGFAAQSPQNIGFNLPTTSSATFNTSNGFNGTGPSLNNFSIGNQNSSAASPLNDLDEFDIITNRNKPGSSLQTANNGGTLSPDPFDLGSIADNLPTSTGAVKKTPQSFLGENSALVNLDNLVSTSAIKPTTPTPAAAITYSANPFAAATPPPRPTINQIRQDPWAANTTTTANPFLS
- the lqf gene encoding epsin homolog lqf isoform X4; amino-acid sequence: MPTMAMQKMRRQGQDVMQVNLAGIRRDIVNLAHNYSNAQKAVRKATSNDPWGPSSTLMAEIADLTYNVVAFTEIMQMLWKRLNDHGKNWRHVYKALVLLEYLIKTGTEKVAQQCKENIFAIQTLKDFQYMEGSKDQGVNVREKAKQLVALLKDDERLRNERARALKAKERFAQSVSGFGSDGLDTMSPVSSDFQDWEPCRLGSESTARRTSKPELEAARPQTVGEEELQLQLALAMSREEAEQEEQRRRSDDVRLQLALSQSQQDFKAPQTEKQSHMLDLLDVNLEEACGYNVKTDPWGIPITAPPPRPQQQNDPWSAPTTSSTSPAIDPWTPVPPQRPTAAIDPWRAPPSSPVTVTSSPSTDPWSPIPSATTVATTIEADANKKQAGREGITSTSPAFNNSTLTQNIGFAAQSPQNIGFNLPTTSSATFNTSNGFNGTGPSLNNFSIGNQNSSAASPLNDLDEFDIITNRNKPGSSLQTANNGGTLSPDPFDLGSIADNLPTSTGAVKKTPQSFLGENSALVNLDNLVSTSAIKPTTPTPAAAITYSANPFAAATPPPRPTINQIRQDPWAANTTTTANPFLS
- the lqf gene encoding epsin homolog lqf isoform X5, giving the protein MPTMAMQKMRRQGQDVMQVNLAGIRRDIVNLAHNYSNAQKAVRKATSNDPWGPSSTLMAEIADLTYNVVAFTEIMQMLWKRLNDHGKNWRHVYKALVLLEYLIKTGTEKVAQQCKENIFAIQTLKDFQYMEGSKDQGVNVREKAKQLVALLKDDERLRNERARALKAKERFAQSVSGFGSDGLDTMSPVSSDFQDWEPCRLGSESTARRTTELEAARPQTVGEEELQLQLALAMSREEAEQEEQRRRSDDVRLQLALSQSQQDFKAPQTEKQSHMLDLLDVNLEEACGYNVKTDPWGIPITAPPPRPQQQNDPWSAPTTSSTSPAIDPWTPVPPQRPTAAIDPWRAPPSSPVTVTSSPSTDPWSPIPSATTVATTIEADANKKQAGREGITSTSPAFNNSTLTQNIGFAAQSPQNIGFNLPTTSSATFNTSNGFNGTGPSLNNFSIGNQNSSAASPLNDLDEFDIITNRNKPGSSLQTANNGGTLSPDPFDLGSIADNLPTSTGAVKKTPQSFLGENSALVNLDNLVSTSAIKPTTPTPAAAITYSANPFAAATPPPRPTINQIRQDPWAANTTTTANPFLS